The window TGTTAAGTCAAGTCATAAAAAAACACAGTTTTTACCCATGCCATCTAACGTTGAAGCAGCATCGGATTTTGAACAGTCTTCCTGTTCTATTTTTTATATCTCTCCTTTAATTCGGATTACTTTAATATTGTTTTATTTCGCGCTAACTCTTCCTCTCCCGTTTTTGGCGCAGGTATCATCAACACCGATACCCCCTCTATTGTTGTGGGTGGGATTGGGTTTGGGTGCGATCGCATTATATGGCGCGTTGAGTGAACGGGTCATTGTGGAGAAGGAAAAAATTCAGGTGGCCTATCCGGTTTGGGTACCTCGTTTTTTCCGCAAAGGTTGGTCATTACCTTGGCAGGATGTCAAAGATTTGAAGATGCGAACAACGGGACAAGGGGGAATAGTTTATTACTTTCTCAGCCAGTCCTCAGATAAGGCTTATTTATTGCCGATGCGGGTGGTTGGATTTGCTCGATTAGTCAAGTTAGTCGAAAAATTTACTGGGATTGATACAACCGATGTTCGTCCCTTATCACAGCCTTGGATGTATCTGATTTTGTTGGGATTTTCACTATTGCTGCTGCTGACGGATGTATGGGTAATATGGACGGCAGTCAATTTGGGGAAAATTTAACCGAGTAGAACAACAGGATTGGATATCGGCGGCATTAATAGAAGTGCCAAAATGAAAAAAGCCCGTTACGAACCCCCAGAGTTAGGACTGACGCTGAGAGGTTTTTATGATGGGTTATTCAGCGGACATCATACTAATACCATGATCGCTTCCCCCCAACACCCCTACTTTACCGCCGACGAATACCTCCAACTGGAGGAAGAAAGCCCCGTCAAACACGAATACATCGACGGACAAATTTACGCGATGGCGGGAGCCAGCGACCCCCACGTTACCATTGCTGGAAACCTCTTTGCCCTCCTCCACAGTCACGTCCGAGGTTCTGGGTGCCGTGTCTACATCTCTGATATGAAAGCCCGAATTGAATCTCTCAATCGATTCTACTACCCCGATGTGATGGTCACTTGTGACTCCCGCGACCAAGAAACCCCCACCTATAAGCGATTTCCCACTCTGATTGTTGAAGTTTTATCCGACTCCACCGAAGCCTTCGACCGAGGTGATAAGTTTGCCGACTACCAAGAACTCCATAGCCTGCGCGAGTACGTCTTAATTAACACCAAACGCCAGCGCGTTGAAGTCTTCCGTCGCAACGATGAGGGGCTTTGGGTGTTGCAGTCCTACACGCCGGAACAGACCTCATTTCGTCTTGACAGTATTGATTTTGAGGGAACCTTAGATGCGCTTTACGAAGACGTAGTGTTTGGATAACTTGGCAAAGTTAGGACTTACGCAAAGCTTCTATTTGTAGGGTGTGTTTAATCAGGATTTATTGGATAGGTGTCTTAATAATGAGGTCGGTTGCTCTTGGTTGTGCTTGACTCAATCGAGAAGCCAGATAGAAGTCATTAACCTGTTTGGCAAGAGATTCAAGTTCCTGCTCCGGCAAGGATTCGCTCACAGGAAGGTAAAGAACCTGTTCGATCAGGCATTCTCCATTGAGGGGACTAAAAGCTGAGAGTGTGTCGTGCGATCGCAAATCCTTGATACAGGCTAAACTCGTATTTCCCCTGGTAGCATCAAACCCCTGTTTTCTGAGATTTGCCATCAGCAATTCTGGATTAGACACGAGTATAGGAACAACCCAAAACGAATGGTATTCAGCTTTGTGACCAGGGCAAAGTATCTCAGGCGCAAGCTGTGATAAAAAATTCCGCGCCTTCAACTCTCGCCGTTCAAACCATTGGGTGTTGCAATTTTTCAATCTTCGATTCAACAGAGATAACATCTGGTTTGGCGGACGATACCTAATTTTGGCAAGAATATCACCCTGCGTAAAACCACGTGTCAGAGAATTAATCACCCCATCCAGGTCGCAATCGAGTAACCTGAGAAAAGCTAGAAGCTGGGCATAAATTCCAGGAATTGAAAATAACTTCAACCCAAGATACTTCAGAACCCGTTTGAAGAACCAAAACTCACTCTTACAGGGATATTTCTCCTCCAGACTTTGCATTTTTTCAGCTAATGTTTTGTCGCGAATCAGAGTAACCGCTCCTCCCAGCGCCGTACAAGATTTGATGGGGCCAAAACTGAAAAAACTCACATCTGCCTCCTCATATCCGTAATATTTAGAGCCAGTAAACGCTTGGGCACAGTCTTCTACCAGCAGAAGGTTGTGTTTTTTACACAGTTGAGCGTAGGGTTCTAAATTAATAATGGAGCCAAATAAGTGAGCGACTAAAAACACGCGGCTTTTTTGGGAAATAAGACTTTCTAGTAACGGAAGGGAAGGAGTTAGTTTATCTAAAGAAATATCAACCGGAACCGGAACCAATCCATGCCGTTTCACCACTTCAACCATGTCCCGAATATTAACCGCACTCATTAAAACTTCCGACCCAGGTGGGAGGTTGAGTGACTGCAACATCAGAGCGAGAGATGTTCTAACCGAGAGAGTTACCAATACTTCTTTGTCACTTTTCCCAAAGGATTGAATTTCTCGGATATTTTGTTCTCGATTTGAGACGGAAAGGAAAGATAACAAGCTTGCGGCGAGATCGCTGAAGCTAATATGGAGCTGTAGTCTGGGATAAACGTTTAGCCTTGGTAACATACTCTATCTCCGACCTAACTCTGTTGCGCTGTGTTAAAGCCTATCGTCAATCCGTCCAATCCAGACGAAGCTCTTAGTAGCAGGGAAACAGTTGTCAATTAATGGGTTAATAAATGTAACCTAACGTTAGGGTTGAGGACAGCTAATTTTGGCAACAACACAGATTCCCCAATTGCGTGTAGAGCAAGTCAGTCTTGTTACAGCATTGGGTGGTCAATATTTACTGAATAATATTTCGTTTGAGGTGGCTACGGGTTCGCGCATCTGTATTATCGGGCCATCGGGGGCTGGGAAAACTTCGCTGCTGCGACTCTTAAACCGCCTGAGTGAGTTCAGTAGTGGAGCAATTTATCTAGAAAACCAGGATATTCGGACAATTCCTGTCCTCCAGTTACGACGACAGGTGATGCTGGTTTCTCAAGAACACAAACTCCTCGGCATGACGGTTCAGCAGGCGTTAGTTTACCCTTTGAGGTTGCAACAACTACCTCAACGACAGATTCAGGAACGCCTAGACGCTTATCGGGACTTACTCCATATCCCGGTTGACTGGTTAGAGCGAACAGAGTTACAACTTTCTGTAGGACAACGGCAGCTCGTTGCGATCGCTCGTGCCTTAATCGTCCAGCCTAAAATTCTCCTCCTTGATGAGCCAACCTCTGCCCTCGATGCGGGTCTTGCCTCTCACGTTCTCGGTGTCTTAGCGGACTTGGCGGCTAAGGATAACCTGTCAATTTTGATGGTCAATCATCAGCTAGATATAGCTCAGTTTTTTTGTCGCCGACTGTTGTATTTACAGAATGGTCAACTGCTTCAAGACACCCCATCTGAGCAAATTGACTGGAAACAGTTACGAGAAACTTTAGTGCAAGCGGAAGCTCAAGCGGCTCAAGAGTGGCTCTGAACAACCGCCAGGATTAAAACGCTCCCCTAGCTGCCACTCGCACAGGAGGACGCCCATTATTATTGTGAGTCGTCAGTTGTTCTGGTGTTGGGGTTTGATTCCCTTGAAGCAGCGAAGGATTGAACCGATAGCCGATGTTGCGAACGGTTTGAATTACGCTGGGTTGTCGGGGATCGATTTCAATTTTTTTGCGTAAAGAGAGAACATGAGTATCGATCGTGCGTGGGTTGTCAATGGCATCAGGCCAAGCACGACGCAGGAGTTCGGAGCGAGTTAAGGGACTTCCTTCCGCCTGTGCTAGTACATAGAGCAAACTAAATTCCTGGGGTGTCAGATCAATCAATTCGTCCTTAAAGCGGACACGACGCTGCACTAAGTCGATTTTGAGGTCGCCGTAGTCTAAAGACATGGGGGCATTTGTCACGCGCACACGCCGAATTAATGCCTCAACCCTTGCCATAAACTC of the Allocoleopsis franciscana PCC 7113 genome contains:
- a CDS encoding Uma2 family endonuclease — its product is MIASPQHPYFTADEYLQLEEESPVKHEYIDGQIYAMAGASDPHVTIAGNLFALLHSHVRGSGCRVYISDMKARIESLNRFYYPDVMVTCDSRDQETPTYKRFPTLIVEVLSDSTEAFDRGDKFADYQELHSLREYVLINTKRQRVEVFRRNDEGLWVLQSYTPEQTSFRLDSIDFEGTLDALYEDVVFG
- a CDS encoding aminotransferase class V-fold PLP-dependent enzyme is translated as MLPRLNVYPRLQLHISFSDLAASLLSFLSVSNREQNIREIQSFGKSDKEVLVTLSVRTSLALMLQSLNLPPGSEVLMSAVNIRDMVEVVKRHGLVPVPVDISLDKLTPSLPLLESLISQKSRVFLVAHLFGSIINLEPYAQLCKKHNLLLVEDCAQAFTGSKYYGYEEADVSFFSFGPIKSCTALGGAVTLIRDKTLAEKMQSLEEKYPCKSEFWFFKRVLKYLGLKLFSIPGIYAQLLAFLRLLDCDLDGVINSLTRGFTQGDILAKIRYRPPNQMLSLLNRRLKNCNTQWFERRELKARNFLSQLAPEILCPGHKAEYHSFWVVPILVSNPELLMANLRKQGFDATRGNTSLACIKDLRSHDTLSAFSPLNGECLIEQVLYLPVSESLPEQELESLAKQVNDFYLASRLSQAQPRATDLIIKTPIQ
- a CDS encoding ABC transporter ATP-binding protein; this encodes MATTQIPQLRVEQVSLVTALGGQYLLNNISFEVATGSRICIIGPSGAGKTSLLRLLNRLSEFSSGAIYLENQDIRTIPVLQLRRQVMLVSQEHKLLGMTVQQALVYPLRLQQLPQRQIQERLDAYRDLLHIPVDWLERTELQLSVGQRQLVAIARALIVQPKILLLDEPTSALDAGLASHVLGVLADLAAKDNLSILMVNHQLDIAQFFCRRLLYLQNGQLLQDTPSEQIDWKQLRETLVQAEAQAAQEWL
- a CDS encoding response regulator transcription factor, whose translation is MATVCIQIIEGNPHLRSLLGWHLQQAGHWVHQSASIHQARETFYNRQPTLVILDSDLPDGDGIEFCRWLQQQRQSLILMLSARNTEGDIVTGLRAGADDYLSKPFGMQEFMARVEALIRRVRVTNAPMSLDYGDLKIDLVQRRVRFKDELIDLTPQEFSLLYVLAQAEGSPLTRSELLRRAWPDAIDNPRTIDTHVLSLRKKIEIDPRQPSVIQTVRNIGYRFNPSLLQGNQTPTPEQLTTHNNNGRPPVRVAARGAF